From the Acidovorax sp. NCPPB 3576 genome, the window GCAGATGGTGGGCATTCCCCGACGCATACCACCACATTGCTAGGCAGGCTGTCTACCGAGAAACTGATTTGTATTGGGGCATCCACTGGCGGTACGGAGGCCATCCGTGAAGTGCTGGTGCAGATGCCTGCGGATTCACCTGCTATTGTAATTACACAGCACATGCCGCCCGGTTTTACCACCAGCTTTGCTGCCAGGCTCAATGGGCTGTGCCAGATCACAGTGAAAGAAGCGGTCAATGGAGAGCGTATCTTGCCCGGCCATGCATATATAGCGCCAGGAGGTAGGCAATTCCACATTGCTCGTAGCGGAGCCAACTATGTTGCCGTTGTAGATGATGGCCCACCCGTCAATCGACACAAGCCTTCAGTAGAGGTTTTGTTCAAGTCGGCGGCTGTAGTGGCTGGACGCAATGTTTTCGGCATCATGCTCACGGGTATGGGGAATGATGGCGCTGCCGCGATGCGGGAGATGAAGGACGCCGGCAGCTTTAACTATGTGCAGGATGAGGCGAGCTGCATCGTTTTCGGGATGCCTAGGGAGGCCATTGCACATGGCGCTGCTGATGAGGTCTTGCCTTTAAATCAGATCGCTTCCGCTTTAGTTGCCAAGCTGCGTGGTTCAACCGATCGGTTGCACCATCGTATCTAAGTTTTAGGTCAAAGCAGGCCGTAGCT encodes:
- a CDS encoding protein-glutamate methylesterase/protein-glutamine glutaminase; its protein translation is MSSKIRVIVVDDSALVRSLLAEIINRQRDMECIGTANDPLIAREMIREMNPDVITLDVEMPRMDGIDFLGRLMRLRPMPVVMISTLTERGAEVTMKALELGAVDFVAKPRVGLSSGLNELATQIVEKIRVAAVAQVRRAPAQGTARPHSSAAISADGGHSPTHTTTLLGRLSTEKLICIGASTGGTEAIREVLVQMPADSPAIVITQHMPPGFTTSFAARLNGLCQITVKEAVNGERILPGHAYIAPGGRQFHIARSGANYVAVVDDGPPVNRHKPSVEVLFKSAAVVAGRNVFGIMLTGMGNDGAAAMREMKDAGSFNYVQDEASCIVFGMPREAIAHGAADEVLPLNQIASALVAKLRGSTDRLHHRI